The DNA region GGCACCTGTTACAACATATTGTGGATGTGCGTAcccatctctacacacacacacacacacacacacacacacacacaagaacgcacgtacacagacacacacacccatacacatgcATGGAGACACATGAGCATATCGATGTACATCTATACCTCTTTCAACCCTaactctctccaccccctctcactcttttctttctctctcataggGATAGTGGAAATGCAGATGTGCCGAGACAGGGCGAGGAACTCACTCGGCCGCGTGTTTGTGGCACAGGTGAGTAGACACCTGTGTGGCTATGGCAACGGTATGTCAGTCAGAATCAAGCTCCCAAAATCACTGGACAAAGGAGAGCCAAAAGATCACTTCATCCCAGGAGTGGTCCTTACATAAGCCCAGtcttaatgttttctttttcactctctatcttttcactctatctatctattacctttgtcatgataataataacattcattataataatttaatgtcattactttatacataaacaaacattctCAATGACACAGCAGAATTGTACTTTACAAAGTAAAGTTCCTATACTTGTGATCATTATCAAAGCCTCGTAAATGCATACCCACTTCCACCAGGACCACCTCAGAAGAAAATAACAACGGAAGATGCATAATTCAAAGGACCGCCCAAAGAGAAATGTAGGCCAGTGGACAGAGTGGttaatttgtgtttgtgtgtgtgtgtgtgtgtgtgtgtgtgtgtgtgtgtgtgtgtgtcttctgtgtcTATAGATGAGGGAGCTGGTTGCCAATCTGCACCATGACGCTGCTGTAAGGGTGGTGGTCTTCAGGAGTATGGTGCCAGGGGTCTTCTGTGCAGGTCAGCACGGTTTGTGCATCAcaactacatactgtacatacatacatacaaacatacacgtCCACTCAGAAAATAGTTTTATCTAAAGCAAGTTATGTGTGTAGTTTCTTTTGAAGTAAgggtataggcctacattggaTCAGAGATCGTGGTCCCTGGCTATTAAGTTCACCATTCACCATGCACTACAAGTTGAGTTGTAACAAGAACACTTTACAGGGGGCCTGTACCAGTTTGTTCTGACCAAACTGTGTTTGAACTGCGTTTGTCAAATGGATTTCTTCACTCGTGGTGTTAATGAATTTCACCCTCAGAGAATACGTTTCGCTCTTTCATAATGAATATTTACCAGACACACAGGCTGTTTTATGAAATAGCGTTATGCAAAGTCAATATGTTTTTATTgctgacacgtgtgtgtgtgtctgtgtgtgtgtgtgtgtgtgtgtgtgtgtgtgtgtgtgtgtgtcataggcGCAGACCTGAAAGAGCGAGCACAGATGGCGAACGTCGAGGCGGAGCACTTTGTACATGGCCTGCGCTCCCTAATGAATGAGATCGGTAAGACATTAAGAGAGGATGGTGATGATCATGATGGATATCAAGTGGATTTTTGTAGCCTTTCAGAATCTAAAGTATCACACTGTAAAGTTTCTATAATTTGATGCCGAAAAGTGACTGTTCCCATTTGGTACCTCTCAAACTGTATTTGTCTTAAAGGCTGTTCTTAAAAAGAGTCTTCAAGGCCTTTTTCAGAAATGTCAACAGCAATCAAAATCTCCAAGCACAAGCTGGCATTTTGCATGTCTGTGGCattatgatgttttttttttgttgctaaaTTTGTGACAATTGCCCAAAACTGCCTTAATGTCAGTCAGAGCAGATTTGTGAGGAACCTGTTTTCCATTTGGGCTGAGTGCAAGTTACACTGCGCTGTTTATACCCTCAGTTGCACTGACAATGTGTTTGCCAGGATGTaacctccctctccttctccccctctctctctctctctcttcctctctctctctttccctttctctctctctcccatctccctTCCACGTGTCTAATTTGTGCTGTGTGCCCTCTCTTTGCCAGCCGCCTTGCCCATGCCAACTATCGCTGCGGTGGACGGCTTTGCCCTGGGAGGCGGGCTGGAGCTGGCACTGGCCTGTGACCTTCGCACGGCGGGTGAGTGTCTGATCCCCACGGCCCGAGCGGGCGGCcgtggtggggggaggggtcGTGGCAGGTGAGTGACAGGAGGCCTccgggcggcggcggcggctggCCCGGGTGctggtgtggtggggggtgtgcGGCCATATGATGGGCCGGTGAGGACAGATGCCATGGACGCCCCGTCGTTTGCATAAACAGCCATGACAAGCACATCGCTCAGTCTGAATTCCCATGGCGTGTTGATAGCGTGCTGGGCTCGGGGGGTCCTTGAACTgtccttttctgtgtgtgtgtgtgtgtgtgtgtgtgtgtgtgtgtgtgtgtgtatgtttgtgtgtgtgcgtgcgtgcgcgtgtgtgtgtgtgtttgtgttccagCTCACACAGCGCAGATGGGCCTGATTGAGACTACGCGAGGACTTCTCCCAGGGGCTGGTAAGATGAATGGGGAGGGCATGATGGAGTGGAGCAAAACCTCAGAATAGAGATTGTTGGGTAGACAGTGTGACACATATCTAAACACAAACGCACAACTAGACAGAATGATTATACCTACACATAGCTGCACTGACTGACAGACACGCGGAAAGAGACACAAACGCTAACTGATACACAGCTGCACTGCTAGACAGATGGAGATAAAAGCAGACGATAAACAGTTTGCTGGACGGacacagaaaaaaatcagacagacagaaaagacagacagacagttggCCGAACTAATAGGCAGACGGAATTACAGATGGGTAATGGATATGTTGACAGACAGACTAACGGCACACCGGAGAGTCATTAAAGGCTGTAAGAGAAGCGATCTCTCTGATCACCCAGATTGATCTTTCCTGTCAGTAGGGATCTGTGTCACTCTCAGCCCTGTGCCGTGTGGTCCGCAGGGGGCAGTCAGCGTTTGCCGCGGGCCGTGGGCTTCTCCGCGGCCAAGGAGTTGATCTTCACCGGACGACGCGTGGGGGGCGAGCAGGCCCAGCAGCTGGGTCTGGTGAACCGCGCTGTGCAGCAGAACCAGGCTGGCGACGCGGCCTACAGAGACGCCCTGAGTCTGGCCAGAGAGATCCTGCCGCAGGTCTGGCCCTGACCATCACCCCCAACCCTATGCCTCTACTCTGTCCATCCCAGTGCTGCCGATGTCGCTGCCTCCACTCTGCTCCCCTcctaccctctcctctcctctactcccctctcctcccttcctcccctctcccctcctccctctcctctcctctcccctctcttctcctctcctctctgtgcagacggctgtctgtctgcatgacCCTCActcttgctcactcactctgcTGCACTCACTCACGCTCCCTCGCATGGCTTGGCTCAGCTTAGCTTTACCCTCTCTCCCCCGCTCTCtatctcgttctctctctctctacccctgtTTCCTCATtttctcactcgctctctctctctttctgtctctctccctcccctccctctttctcctctatctcttttctccctcactctctctctttccccagtGCATATCAGCTGCTCTGTATGTAtgagtgattatgtgtgtgggtatgtgtaccCGCACTGTCTGTCTCTAATACATCAGGCTCAAATGAAAGAAACCAAGAGGCTGTCACCACTGAATAGTAGCGACAATGCGATGGCAGTGAAAAAAGGCAAATCCCGTACATCCCCATCTGTGACCACAGATAAGCCTACTCCATTATgcgacacaaacactcacacatttaaaaaaaaggaatTCTTGTCATTgcaaagcacacacagagagggaaagggggggggggcataatcCCTCCCAGTGGCTGATTATCTCTGTGTTTGGGCTAACTTGACCTCCGAAAGCTTCAGTTTGCCACCCTTTGCGTCTAGCCCCTCTGAAACCGCCACTCTGAGTGACCTGTGATAGTAAAATTGGCCAGAAGAATGTTCCGGCTTTAATACTCTTTCTATGGGCCTTCCTGTGGTCTttcactgtccctctctctggaaCCAGTGCTGGAACGATGCACTCTCATAAGAGAGAACAGAGCGGAGGTCTGACCCCTAGAGAGACTGGGCAGTGCTCCTGGCCAACAGTAATGACCCTTGCCGTACATGGTCAGCTGTCAGCAGGTCAACTGAATTAAAAAGAAAGATAAGATTGTTTCACGTAAAATAATGAAATGCTTAGAAACAATGCAATACAGTGTATTGCCAAGAGTTTTTTCTTTAGTTAATTCACTTGGCATCTTTGTTGTGAAAATTAGACTGATGGCCGACAGGGAAAAGGAGATTTGTGCCAGTTTGAAGCACAAATCTTAGATGTGTACCCATTTGTAGTAGGAACCAGTTAGGGATTGCTGTGCTCTGTAGCAATAGAATATTTCTTATGAATTAATAAGCTCAAAATAAAAGTGACAGAATAGGCCCCCCAGAGCAGTGTTAATTTTTTGTATATAAGGGGGAGTTTCATAAATCCGTTCTTCCCCAAGGACCTCATTAAATCCTCTGTTTTCAACTTTTGGTTCTGTTTTAGTCAGCTACTAGCAGTAACACTAACGCTGAGATATGATGCCATTGTTACAATTCTCTGAAAATATTCAACTGCTCCGCAACAGAGAAGACTCCAGAGGCCTAACCTCTTTCTGTAGCTTAAAGAATAGCTAGTGGTGCTAAGGTAGTGGTTAGCTAATTAGCTAGGTAATGGTGTTAAGGTATGAAATGTCATTCTCATTTTGTTCCAATGTATGTATTGTCTTTGTCAATGTGTAATTAACAAATTTAAAGGTGTCTCTGGAATCTCTCATTgtatagcctaaaataaatctgtTGAGTCCTACAAAATGTATATCCCTGTTATGGTTAATGCGCCTGATTAAGTTTCACTATTGCGTcctcatgtgtttatgtgttatcACTGCTTATCTCACCAGGCTCCGATTGCTGTCAGGATGGCAAAGGAGGCCATGAACCGAGGCATTGAGGTCATTTCCAGTTCCCCTAAAGATTTCATGATATATCATGCTATGTACGCTATAGCATAATGACTTCACCTAAACACACTGAATGATGCTGACATGTCTGCTCCTTACCCTCAGGTGGACATTGCCTCAGGAATGGCCATTGAGGGCATGTGCTATGCCAGGGTAAGAGAAGAGTTTTCTGATacaaatacatactgtataaccAATGCCAGTGGGGAAATGCTTAGCCCAAACTAGTATTGTTGGGTGTTCAACTATTTTTGATACAGACTATGGTTGTGTTTTTGATAGACTATGGTTGTGATGCGTCCATTTTGTTTCTGTGGTTTCTGCTACAGGTCATCCCGACTCGAGACAGACAGGAGGGGATGAAAGCTTTCATCGAGAAGAGAAAACCAAACTACATTGGCGAATGAAGACTCACACACATTGAAGTAAGATCTATACACTGACAAAATCACACTTCACTCAGGAACCAGTTGACATGAGGGCCCAGTGCCTTAACGGTTGACTACATGCCACTAGGGAGTGTTGTGGCATATAGCGGCCTCTGTAGGAAAGCTCCTTGTGAATGAATTTAATTGCTGTTAATTAAGGGTCTGGATGAAATCACAAGTCGGGGATTGTGTTGTGCACAGGGGGTATTTTGAAGAGGCTTTTGAGGAAACAGTGTTCACGGTCTAATTTTAGGGATTAGGTTTTGTCTGGTGTGCTCAACAGGTTTAAATGACAATCTTTTCACATCAGTCAGTTCTGTTTTCCTTGTCTTATGcataaagatttttttttttgtgattgtgTTAAATAAAGACATTTTTGAAGCTTTTCTGAATGCGGGTTTGTGTGGCTATGGGAAAATAGGTcaattttggtcattgataTTGGTattacaaaaagtaattcaaaaTGCTGGTATAGAACTAAAACTATTATGGTTTTTACAGTATTACAGTTTACTCAATACAGACTGCAGATACGCATATACACCAACATGAGAATAGACTAAAGGTCACTGGATTCTTTCATTCTAGACATATTACTTCCATAATCCAGGAATTTAAAGCATCACACAAACTATACATTTATTTAAACTTTATAAACTCTACCAAAATCCACATATTCCAAATGTCTCAGGGACCAACTATATAGATTATAGAGGCCGCCCGCAGTCATGACACAGGACAGGTCCCAAAATGTTGCACATGTACACTAATCACGGAGGTGGTGGAGGTTTTGAAAGGAACGCACCATTGCAGGCATGTCTGTGAAGTGAGGTGTACTGCTGACAAGTGTGCATTCCTGAGAGGCCATGGCCCTACTACAGCGAGGGCCTGGGGTAGTCCCCACAGGCCCACAGGGTCCAGATGCCTGTGGCGGACTCTGACCGCCTGTGGAATGACATGCCTGTCTGCGCTGGACTGGTGAACTTCATTTGGGACCAGTAATGAGGTTGTGGCTTTGTGATGGCATTCCTCCGAAATACCTGTGCTGCAGAAAGTTACACGAAGAATGAGGTTCCGATCGAGATGATGTGGAGAAGGTCCATGGTGCAGTAGCAGCTTGGACAACAGAAGCTGGTGCATTTTGCATAGTTTTGCTAGTAGCTGGGAGTGAAGTACTTTGCTTTGTAATGGAGGGCCACTAAAATCTCTAAGCAGGCCAGCATCGTAGTGCTGTAGTTCCAACAGCATCATATTGTTCATCAGTGGTcttcaaaaataaaatcacagtGCATAATAggttgctatttttttttttcaactacCAGATTCTGCACCCCTCAACCACGTAACACTGAAGTGTGTTTGAGTTTCCTGTGGCTGGGCTATAGAAGTAAGCAGATGCAGAGGAAGAGCCCTTCTGCTAATCTTCCGTCTTCTGGTTTTTGTGATGCTTCACTggatccgtgtgtgtgtgtgtgtgattagggaGACATCTGGCGGTTTGCATTGGTGGCAGAAGCTTTCCTTAGACAAGGAATAAAGTCTCAACTGTCTCTACACTGcagagtgagaatgtgtgttttcTTATCGCTTAACAGGTTAACAGGCTCAAAGGTCATCTCTCCGACATTCTTTTAATTTCATCACTCAATCCCTAATAATCATCATGGCCCTACAccttcctgtagagctcacttGTAAAAACAGCACACTGAACAGACTGCACTGATCGAAGCTGTTTCAAGGAAGTACACAGACTAGTGGAAGAGGACAGTTGGAGGACTTCATTAAAATAGCTCAGTAAAGTAACATAGCTTTGTTGCAGGACAGGATAATAAAACAGACTAACTGATTAAATGGAACACCCATGGTGCCTCCATTCAAAGCTAAAACTGTCCATTATGAGCAACACTAGTAAACTGCCATAGAATAtatgtggggggaaaaaaaaaatatatatatatatatttctattttttttttttttaaagtcttcGAACTCAGTTCAAATTGATGACCATTCATACTATAGCTGTTGATGCACAAACACGCAGgcacgcagacagacacacacacacacacacacacacacacacacacacacagagtataaaGTATAGAGACATTGCCACACTCTTATGTACATTcttaaaaagaacaaaaacacacagccgGCATTAAAAAAACAGATCTGTATTGTACTATATGCACACTCCTCAGTTCTTTAGTCAATGCATTTTTTCACAAAATATATTAAATGCCACTTGAGTCCGaggatgtagatgtagatgtagatgtagatgtagatgtagatgtagatgtagatgtagatgtagatgtagatgtagatgtagatgtagatgtagatgtagatgtagatgtagatgtagatgtagatgtagatgtagatgtagatgtagatgtagatgtagatgtagatgtagatgtagatgtagatgtagatgtagatgtagatgtagatgtagatgtagatgtagatgtagatgtagatgtagatgtagatgtagatgtagatgtagatgtagatgtagatgtagatgtagatgtagatgtagatgtagatgtagatgtagatgtagatgtagatgtagatgtagatgtagatgtagatgtagatgtagatgtagatgtagatgtagatgtagatgtagatgtagatgtagatgtagatgtagatgtagatgtagatgtagatgtagatgtagatgtagatgtagatgtagatgtagatgtagatgtagatgtagatgtagatgtagatgtagatgtagatgtagatgtagatgtagatgtagatgtagatgtagatgtagatgtagatgtagatgtagatgtagatgtagatgtagatgtagatgtagatgtagatgtagatgtagatgtagatgtagatgtagatgtagatgtagatgtagatgtagatgtagatgtagatgtagatgtagatgtagatgtagatgtagatgtagatgtagatgtagatgtagatgtagatgtagatgtagatgtagatgtagatgtagatgtagatgtagatgtagatgtagatgtagatgtagatgtagatgtagatgtagatgtagatgtagatgtagatgtagatgtagatgtagatgtagatgtagatgtagatgtagatgtagatgtagatgtagatgtagatgtagatgtagatgtagatgtagatgtagatgtagatgtagatgtagatgtagatgtagatgtagatgtagatgtagatgtagatgtagatgtaagaacaaaaacacacacagccgcaTAAAAACAGATCTGTATTGTACTTATATGCACACTCCTCAGTTCTTTAGTCAATGCATTTTTCACAAATATATTAAATGCCACTTGAGTCCGAGGAGTCATTGTTTACTTTTACCAACACACAGCAAGTCTTAAGTCATGAGTTGCATTTTCATAGAAAGTCCATATATGGCTGAAGAGACATTCAAACTGATTTAACACATGCTTCAAACCATGCGTACATGCATGCTTCCACTCGCCCTCGACATCACACAAGCCAACAcgtacaccaacacacacaccaacacacacaccaacacacacaccaacacacacaccaacacacacaccaacacacatgtacacacacacacacacacagacagacagacagacagacagacaggtgcacacacacgcaaacacacttgTACTTGCAGTGAAGACTGACCCCCTCACTCGTGTGTCATGCTGCATGTGCTGTAACATTAATCAGCATGTCTGGTTTCCTTACGCTTCTCCTATTGCCTTTTTTCCATAGTCTTGGTAACAGTATTCATAATATTTATCATGATCAGTATCCTAAGTAAAACAGACATGAAGTAATAAATAATATCATCAAGTGTgtgcaaaaaaatgcattaggtTATATTTTCCATCTCTGACTGCCCccctctaccccctctctctctctcactcactcacacaatctTGGTCTTTCTTAACAAGGGTGCTGGATCACTGTGCTTCATCCATGTCATGTTGTAGACTCTTCCCCCAAGTgtacgctctcacacacacaaacacacaaagttaTTTACACACTTGCATACTCAGAGAGACACCCTCACACAAGTTAtttacacacttgcacacacacacacacacacacacacacactcatccagacCAAGCTTCCAGTTCTGTTGGCTGTTTGGCATCTTGCAGCCGGCGGGGTTGGCCCATGTCACTGCGCATCTTTctctgtgggagagagagagagagagagagagagagagagagagagagagagagagagagaaagagagaaaggatgagaaGGGAGAGTAGGCGTTTCAGTGAACATCACTCAGCTTCCCCTCTACTTAAGAGGGAAGGGATATAATTTGTTGGGTATTTTCGGGCCACCATGAGGGCCACCATGAGGCCATGTCTGCATGGCTTTTTGGAAGTCTGTGACTGAACActgttgtgtgtttgagaccGTAAATGCAAGCAACGTGGCAACATGGACGTAAGTGAACgagtagatgtagatgtagatgtagtgTACAAACTACACTTTAGTTGCTTGGTAGCATTGTACTGTAGTATAGTATGTCTGTACTTGCATGTTAATACATGCACAtctgagtgcatgtgtatgtattctATATACTGGTGACtatcttgtgtgcatgtgaattgTCTATGTCCATTCATATAGAAGCAGCTCCTTTATGTGAGTGTTATGTCACAATGCTGGGTGGTGGGTATGCTGAGTGGTgggtatcgtgtgtgtgtgtgtgtgtgtgtgtgtgtgtgtgagagaatttaACTTTCGATTCTAAAGTCATGATTTGATTCGATTTTTGATCTTCTttaaatattactattaatgcattcttTATATTTGTTTACCTAATCTGTTTGAGGGCTTTATTTTGAAATCGTTCCAACCACGAGGttgtaaacagaacaaacattaaACATAGACGTGAACCGAAACAGAACGAGAAACAgcacagaatgataatttgattgtttcagcactctccgaagagacccaaggttagtgttcatggaatatgtacttatcaatgtgcattgtATGCCTTAACTAAGGACATTTACAgtgctcccctcctcctcccaacattctaaataaatggtatgcaccatattgctatgtagcatagtaatattatacaccatttgaaagcttcgCCTCTTGGGAATCCATATATCCATATATATCCAacatttttcatgtacaatctgtatagtgctttacattatCAGATCaatcttactatgtctcaattacatttaatcaaaaatccccctctcccccctttgGTGTTTCCCTACTTTCTAGCTACATTGTATATCCCTTAGCAATAAGAAGATGCAGCATATTGGgtcctgaaatattcacaggaatccctAGAAATgtaatattcatgttgttttatccaacaatagttgtgcatatgtatagTCCCATTTTATACACatccattgaaccaacaaagaaaatggagAGTTTTGtataattattccatattttgtgtagtcattctatatcagaacccctgacatacattccaaatagtctacaagaaacttcgacattgggggtgtggctacaTTGTCGATTCTACCTTTGAGttcgaagttcgagattgagatgtaatttcgattGATTTCGACTTAAAATCGGAATCGTGACATccctagtatgtgtgtgtgtgtgtgtagtaccttTATGAGCGAGTGTGAGGCAGCGCTGTCCCGTGTCCAGGGAGCTGTCCCGTCCGGTCCTGGTACATCTGCGGGCCTGGTACATCTGCAGGCTGTCCAGGATGCTTTTGGTCATCTTGCGCACGTCCTCGTGGGTCTCTGGGTGCGAACCCACCGTCTCCAGCTGCTGCAGGCCCCCCTCGTCCAGCAACATGCTGCAGTACCGCCCCGctgcacgcacatacagacacacacacaaacaaacacacacacacacacacacaaacacacaaacacacaacatgagAGAAATGTGATTAAACAGTGGCATAATATACACATGGTTAAATCATTGTCAGAGGTAAAAGGTGAATTTAcaaattatatgtgtgtgtgtgtgtgtgtgtgtgtgtgtgtgtgagagaatttaACTTTCGATTCTAAAGTCATGATTTGATTCGATTTTTGATCTTCTttaaatattactattaatgcattcttTATGTTGTTTACCTAATCTGTTTCgagggcttttattttgaaatcgTTCCAACCACGAGGttgtaaacagaacaaacattaaACATAGACGTGAACCCAAACAGAACGAGAAACAgcacagaatgataatttgattgtttcagcactctcctaagagacccaaggttagtgttcatggaatatgtacttatcaatgtgcattgtATGCCTTAACTAAGGACATTTACAgtgctccctcctcctcccaacattcta from Alosa alosa isolate M-15738 ecotype Scorff River chromosome 9, AALO_Geno_1.1, whole genome shotgun sequence includes:
- the echdc2 gene encoding enoyl-CoA hydratase domain-containing protein 2, mitochondrial; translated protein: MALLKRFVLKPSTFSRCLAGGLSSEISRSQFAFAFGGPARTNTGENRPYFRCGHIRALHSEAPHGSLIEVDLNRLDGEDTGIVEMQMCRDRARNSLGRVFVAQMRELVANLHHDAAVRVVVFRSMVPGVFCAGADLKERAQMANVEAEHFVHGLRSLMNEIAALPMPTIAAVDGFALGGGLELALACDLRTAAHTAQMGLIETTRGLLPGAGGSQRLPRAVGFSAAKELIFTGRRVGGEQAQQLGLVNRAVQQNQAGDAAYRDALSLAREILPQAPIAVRMAKEAMNRGIEVDIASGMAIEGMCYARVIPTRDRQEGMKAFIEKRKPNYIGE